One genomic segment of Ricinus communis isolate WT05 ecotype wild-type chromosome 5, ASM1957865v1, whole genome shotgun sequence includes these proteins:
- the LOC8287446 gene encoding respiratory burst oxidase homolog protein A: MQPGLPKHERRWASDTVPSKPIVSTGTSPDSNSGEEFVEVTFDLQEDDTIVLRSVEPAATVINIEDGGASSTGAETPVSASVSRSPSSMRRSSSNKLLQFSQELKAEAVAKAKQFSQELKAELRRFSWSHGHAAKVLSSNGNGNGGGFESALAARALRKQRAQLDRTRSGAHKALRGLRFMSNSKTNAWNEVQSNFDKLAKDGFLYRADFAQCIGMRDSKEFALELFDALGRRRRLKVDKISRDELYEFWSQITDQSFDSRLQIFFDMVDKNDDGRITEEEVKEIIMLSASANKLSRLKEQAEEYAALIMEELDPERLGYIELWQLETLLLQKDTYLNYSQALSYTSQALSQNLQGLRKRGPIRRLSKQLTYFLQENWRRIWVLALWFMIMIGLFTWKFVQYKQKNAFRVMGYCLLTAKGAAETLKLNMAIILLPVCRNTITWLRSTRLGYFVPFDDNINFHKTIAAAIVIGVILHAGNHLACDFPRLINSSDRDYNDYLSDDFGGHKPSYAKLVRGVEGVTGVLMVIFMAIAFTLATRWFRRSLIKFPKPFDRLTGFNAFWYSHHLFVLVYILLIIHGVCLYLVHKWYLKTTWMYLAVPVLLYAGERALRFFRSGFYAVQLRKVAIYPGNVLTLQMSKPSQFRYKSGQYMFVQCPAVSPFEWHPFSITSAPGDDYLSVHIRQLGDWTQELKRVFSEACERPVAGKSGLLRADETTKKSLPKLLIDGPYGAPAQDYRKYDVLLLVGLGIGATPFISILKDLLNNIVKMEEQADLVSDTSRTSELSIGSNDGSSHNPKRKKTLKTTNAYFYWVTREQGSFDWFKGVMNEIADLDQRGVIEMHNYLTSVYEEGDARSTLITMVQALNHAKNGVDIVSGTRVRTHFARPNWKKVLSKLCSKHCNARIGVFYCGAPVLAKELSKLCYEFNQKGSTKFEFHKEHF; this comes from the exons atgCAGCCGGGGCTACCGAAACATGAACGTCGCTGGGCGTCCGATACGGTTCCTAGTAAACCAATTGTCAGCACCGGAACATCTCCAGATTCAAACTCCGGTGAGGAGTTTGTTGAAGTAACGTTTGATTTACAAGAGGACGACACAATTGTCCTTCGGAGCGTGGAGCCAGCAGCAACTGTTATTAACATAGAAGATGGAGGTGCATCATCAACTGGAGCTGAAACTCCGGTCTCTGCATCAGTTTCGAGATCGCCATCGTCGATGAGGCGAAGTTCATCCAATAAGCTGTTACAATTTTCTCAGGAGTTGAAAGCGGAGGCTGTAGCGAAGGCGAAACAGTTTTCGCAGGAGTTGAAGGCTGAGCTGAGGCGGTTTTCTTGGAGTCATGGACATGCTGCTAAAGTTTTATCTTCTAACGGTAACGGCAACGGTGGAGGATTTGAATCTGCTTTAGCTGCTCGTGCTTTGAGAAAGCAACGAGCTCAGCTTGATCGGACTCGCTCCGGTGCTCACAAAGCATTGCGTGGATTGAGGTTTATGAGTAATAGTAAAACTAATGCATGGAATGAAGTCCAAAGTAATTTTGATAAGCTTGCTAAAGACGGTTTTCTTTATCGCGCTGATTTTGCTCAATGCATAG GAATGAGAGATTCTAAAGAGTTTGCACTTGAATTGTTCGATGCATTGGGCAGGAGACGAAGATTGAAAGTTGATAAGATTAGCAGAGATGAACTTTACGAGTTTTGGTCTCAAATTACTGATCAAAGCTTCGATTCTCGTCTCCAGATCTTCTTCGACAT GGTGGACAAGAATGATGATGGTAGAATTACTGAGGAAGaagtaaaagag ATCATAATGCTAAGTGCATCTGCAAACAAATTGTCGCGATTAAAGGAACAAGCAGAAGAATATGCAGCTTTGATTATGGAAGAGTTGGACCCTGAAAGACTTGGCTACATTGAG CTGTGGCAATTGGAAACTCTTCTTCTCCAAAAGGACACGTATCTAAACTACAGTCAAGCACTAAGCTACACCAGCCAAGCTTTGAGCCAAAACTTACAAGGGCTAAGAAAGAGAGGCCCGATAAGGAGGTTAAGCAAACAACTAACCTACTTTTTGCAAGAGAATTGGAGAAGAATTTGGGTTTTGGCATTGTGGTTCATGATAATGATTGGCTTATTCACATGGAAATTCGTTCAGTACAAGCAAAAAAATGCTTTCCGTGTCATGGGTTATTGTCTCCTAACAGCAAAAGGTGCAGCGGAGACATTGAAGCTAAACATGGCAATTATCCTTTTACCAGTTTGCAGAAATACCATCACTTGGCTCAGGTCCACAAGATTGGGTTACTTCGTGCCCTTTGACGACAACATCAATTTTCACAAG ACTATTGCAGCAGCAATTGTAATTGGTGTAATTCTCCATGCTGGAAACCACCTTGCCTGTGATTTTCCAAGGCTTATAAACTCATCTGATCGAGACTATAACGATTATCTAAGTGATGACTTTGGAGGACATAAACCATCATATGCTAAATTGGTTAGAGGAGTTGAGGGTGTGACTGGAGTTCTAATGGTTATCTTCATGGCAATTGCATTTACACTAGCAACACGATGGTTTAGACGAAGTCTCATTAAGTTTCCAAAACCCTTCGATAGGCTGACTGGGTTTAATGCATTTTGGTACTCACATCACCTGTTTGTCCTTGTTTACATCCTGCTCATCATCCATGGTGTATGCCTCTATTTAGTGCATAAATGGTACCTAAAGACG ACATGGATGTATCTTGCTGTTCCAGTTTTACTATATGCTGGAGAAAGAGCCCTGAGATTTTTTCGTTCTGGCTTTTACGCTGTCCAACTTCGGAAG GTTGCAATTTATCCTGGAAACGTGCTCACGTTGCAAATGTCAAAGCCTTCCCAATTTCGATATAAGAGTGGACAGTACATGTTTGTCCAGTGCCCTGCTGTTTCCCCATTTGAATG GCACCCATTTTCCATTACCTCTGCTCCTGGCGATGATTATCTCAGTGTGCATATCAGGCAGCTAGGTGATTGGACCCAAGAACTTAAAAGGGTATTCTCTGAGGCTTGTGAACGGCCTGTAGCTGGGAAGAGTGGGCTTCTCAGGGCTGATGAAACAACCAAAAAAAG CTTGCCAAAGCTCTTAATAGATGGGCCTTATGGTGCCCCAGCACAAGATTACAGGAAATATGATGTTTTGTTACTGGTTGGTCTTGGAATTGGAGCAACACCATTCATTAGCATTCTAAAAGATTTGCTTAATAACATTGTCAAAATGGAGGAGCAGGCA GATTTGGTCTCAGATACCAGTAGGACATCAGAATTAAGTATTGGAAGTAATGATGGTTCGAGCCACAATCCAAAACGTAAGAAGACTCTGAAGACCACCAATGCTTATTTCTATTGGGTAACCAGGGAGCAAGGTTCCTTTGATTGGTTCAAAGGGGTCATGAATGAAATCGCAGATCTTGATCAAAGG GGTGTAATTGAAATGCACAATTACTTGACTAGTGTGTATGAAGAAGGTGATGCCCGATCAACCCTCATTACTATGGTCCAAGCCCTAAACCATGCAAAAAATGGTGTGGACATTGTCTCTGGCACTAGG GTGCGAACACATTTTGCAAGGCCTAATTGGAAAAAGGTTTTGTCTAAATTATGTTCCAAGCACTGTAATGCAAGGATAG GAGTTTTCTACTGTGGAGCACCTGTCTTGGCTAAAGAACTCAGCAAGCTCTGCTATGAGTTTAACCAAAAAGGTTCAACCAAGTTTGAGTTCCACAAGGAGCACTTCTAA